The Scomber japonicus isolate fScoJap1 chromosome 9, fScoJap1.pri, whole genome shotgun sequence genome includes a region encoding these proteins:
- the LOC128364912 gene encoding coiled-coil domain-containing protein 112, producing MDEEGEGDCVQQSCSSSSPVCSDDQRQDAQKASQFLREAERIRRQIEKLEKEKTLSVQCRKNGWTDVSGELEECEKVLERERKAEKMNLQKHLVKIHNGVRKFQRQLIDVKPTPELIERLKEIMSEVEISINTLKEEERSCFEELLKEERTCRQEITAYEKKIENWSLVVKSDPKLPPAPTVKTKPLDRDLPAEVRALESFLQKTGGPHGGWDQYDHQTFLKVWTKHSGQTTYRKEAKLYLPGKMLEEIEQHEDWYQELIYLQDRKREAIQRWKASKQQHRQTRIQSQREVEEAERREREAKSQAEQHRAEEEKREAARRLEEWREEKRRKDEQEEEQRLFEEIQKRRRAKEERRRQLEVKMTIEEQLRLKREEEEEQTRMRREEEQRELDERKREAVKGIKRFSERDLHKVEAKLQEKQLKEKEEEERHQRITAKLKEKVDGHVTRDPTRLSRPTKGWQERMKNIGPSGGGPVLQMFHKAVPSWRQGL from the exons ATGgatgaggagggggaaggagacTGTGTCCAGCAGTCATGCTCATCATCCTCCCCGGTTTGCAGTGATGATCAGAGGCAGGATGCACAGAAAGCTTCACAGTTTCTCAGGGAAGCCGAGAGAATCAGGAGACA GATTGAAAAATTGGAGAAAGAGAAGACGCTGAGTGTTCAGTGCAGGAAGAATGgctggacagatgtgtctggaGAACTGGAAGAGTGCGAGAAAGtgctggagagagaaagaaaggcagaga aGATGAATCTTCAAAAGCACCTGGTGAAGATTCATAATGGGGTGAGAAAGTTTCAGAGACAGCTGATAGATGTGAAACCAACTCCTGAGT TGATTGAAAGACTAAAGGAAATCATGTCAGAGGTGGAAATTTCAATCAACACCCTGAAAGAGGAGGAGCGCTCATG CTTTGAGGAGCTTTTGAAGGAGGAGAGGACGTGTAGACAGGAGATCACTGCTTATGAGAAGAAAATTGAAAACTGGAGCCTTGTGGTCAAATCAGACCCCAAACTACCCCCAGCTCCCACTGTTAAG ACCAAACCCCTGGACAGAGATCTCCCTGCAGAGGTCAGAGCACTTGAATCCTTCCTTCAGAAGACAGGAGGCCCTCATGGTGGCTGGGACCAGTATGACCACCAAACCTTTCTCAAG GTCTGGACGAAGCACAGTGGGCAAACAACCTACAGGAAAGAGGCCAAACTGTACCTGCCTGGTAAAATGCTGGAGGAGATAGAGCAACATGAGGACTGGTACCAGGAACTGATTTATCTAcaggacaggaagagagag GCTATCCAGAGGTGGAAGGCCAGCAAGCAACAGCACCGCCAAACCAGGATACAGAGCcagagggaggtggaggaagcagaaaggagggagagagaagccAAGAGCCAGGCTGAACAACACAG ggctgaggaggagaagagggaggctGCACGGCGACTGGAGGAgtggagggaagagaagagaaggaaagacgaacaggaagaggaacagAGACTTTTTGAGGAGATACAAAAAAGGAGACGGGCAAAA GAAGAGCGTCGTCGTCAGCTCGAAGTGAAAATGACCATTGAGGAGCAGCTACGattgaagagagaggaggaggaggaacagacgaggatgagaagagaggaggaacagagggagTTGGATGAGAGGAAAAGGGAGGCAGTGAAGGGCATCAAGCGCTTCAGTGAAAGG GATCTTCACAAGGTGGAGGCAAAGCTTCAGGAGAAACAgctgaaggaaaaagaagaagaagaaagacatcAGAGAATCACTGCAAAATTAAAGGAGAAA GTGGATGGTCACGTCACCAGAGACCCGACCAGGCTCAGCCGTCCCACTAAGGGATGGCAGGAGCGAATGAAAAACATTGGACCTTCAGGAGGAGGACCCGTGCTACAGATGTTTCACAA aGCTGTTCCCAGTTGGAGACAAGGCCTGTGA